Proteins found in one Labeo rohita strain BAU-BD-2019 chromosome 11, IGBB_LRoh.1.0, whole genome shotgun sequence genomic segment:
- the ptgfr gene encoding prostaglandin F2-alpha receptor, which translates to MSYNGSANAGCVVSSDVCNSSCTKTEVSVTSTAISMTVGIVSNTLALIILIKAYRRFRFKSKAAFLLFASGLVVTDFLGHLINGSLALYVYASQKDWETFDPHKSLCDFFGVCMAFFGLTPLLLGSLMAVERCIGVTHPLLHTTALGSHHVKRLLGLTWLLGLLVALLPLLLQRSYQVQRSRSWCFFHLQGPRDWVDVLLTILFSILGLLALLVSLVYNTVTFLTLLRSRVQLDQDYHRHSRNTSHHSEMVCQLLAIMLVSCVCWGPILITGIIFSLQDHSEDQTSYTHMLLVVRMATWNQILDPWVYILLRKAVLRRLFQVAIRLCGPRLKFRFQWRGSTLGSSSMETSSSVTSRPDFICLHGPFLPDTAIQSAHLP; encoded by the exons ATGTCTTACAATGGGTCAGCTAACGCTGGATGTGTGGTGTCGAGTGATGTGTGTAATAGCAGCTGTACCAAAACGGAAGTGTCTGTGACCTCGACTGCCATCTCAATGACGGTGGGCATTGTTTCCAACACTCTGGCCCTTATCATCTTGATCAAAGCCTACCGCAGGTTCAGATTCAAGTCTAAAGCAGCCTTCCTCCTGTTTGCTAGTGGACTTGTGGTGACTGACTTCTTGGGACACCTGATCAATGGCTCTCTGGCGCTCTACGTTTACGCCTCACAGAAAGACTGGGAAACATTCGATCCTCACAAGTCTCTGTGTGACTTTTTTGGAGTCTGTATGGCTTTCTTCGGCTTGACTCCTCTGCTGCTCGGGAGCTTGATGGCAGTGGAGCGTTGTATTGGAGTGACCCATCCTCTCTTGCACACCACGGCGTTGGGGTCCCATCACGTCAAGAGGCTGCTGGGTTTGACCTGGCTGCTGGGTCTGCTGGTGGCTCTGCTGCCCCTCCTGCTTCAGCGCTCCTACCAGGTGCAGCGATCCAGAAGCTGGTGCTTTTTCCACCTGCAGGGGCCACGTGATTGGGTGGACGTGCTTCTAACGATACTATTCTCTATACTGGGTTTGCTGGCTCTCCTCGTCTCACTGGTGTATAATACCGTGACTTTTCTCACTCTCCTGCGAAGTAGAGTACAACTTGACCAAGATTATCATCGCCACAGTCGTAACACATCACACCATTCTGAAATGGTCTGCCAGCTTTTGGCAATCATGCTGGTTTCCTGTGTGTGCTGGGGGCCAATTTTG ATAACAGGCATCATCTTCAGCCTACAGGATCACAGTGAGGATCAGACATCATATACTCATATGCTGCTGGTTGTGCGCATGGCGACATGGAACCAGATCCTGGATCCGTGGGTGTACATCCTCCTGCGCAAAGCTGTTCTGAGGAGACTTTTTCAGGTGGCGATTAGACTTTGCGGTCCTCGCTTGAAATTTCGGTTCCAGTGGCGGGGCAGCACACTGGGGAGCTCCAGCATGGAGACCAGCAGCTCAGTGACCAGTAGACCAGACTTCATCTGTCTGCACGGACCTTTCCTACCAGACACTGCCATCCAATCAGCTCACCTCCCCTGA